From a region of the Triticum aestivum cultivar Chinese Spring chromosome 7D, IWGSC CS RefSeq v2.1, whole genome shotgun sequence genome:
- the LOC123165896 gene encoding gibberellin-regulated protein 5, with amino-acid sequence MAKISFLFVALLVLAVAFPVKVMGGGGGGKLKPWECPSKCSSRCSGTQYKKACLTYCNKCCATCLCVPPGTYGNKGACPCYNNWKTKEGGPKCP; translated from the exons ATGGCCAAGATCTCCTTCCTCTTCGTGGCgctcctcgtcctcgccgtcgCGTTCCCCGTG AAGGTgatgggaggtggcggcggcggcaagctCAAGCCATGGG AGTGCCCGTCCAAGTGCTCGTCGCGGTGCTCGGGGACGCAGTACAAGAAGGCGTGCCTGACCTACTGCAACAAGTGCTGCGCCACCTGCCTCTGCGTGCCGCCGGGCACCTACGGCAACAAGGGCGCCTGCCCCTGCTACAACAACTGGAAGACCAAGGAGGGAGGCCCCAAGTGCCCCTAG